The following proteins are co-located in the Candidatus Nanopelagicales bacterium genome:
- the infB gene encoding translation initiation factor IF-2: MEAPTIGGVRIQRGDGQTVRLARGSSLTDFAERIDASPADLVTVMFKLGEMVNATQSVDDDTLKLLGEELDYSVEIVSPEDEDRELLERFDLEFGEDEGIAADLRARPPVVTVMGHVDHGKTKLLDAIRSEDVVGGEAGGITQHIGAYQVHTDIGGEDRAITFIDTPGHEAFTAMRARGAKVTDIAILVVAADDGVKPQTIEALNHAQSAEVPIVVAVNKVDKEGADPTKVRTQLTEYGLVAEEFGGDVMFVDVSAKARTGIQELLEAVVLTADAALDLQANPDQDAQGVAIEAHLDKGRGAVATVLVQRGTLRPGESIVAGDAHGRVRAMLDEKGEPVDEAGPSRPVQVLGLTSVPGAGDTFLVVPEDRVARQIAATRQARERNAQLAKSRPRRTLEEFLSQVEKGEVQELKLILKGDVSGSVEALEDALLKIEVGDEVSLRIIHRGVGAITQNDVNLATVDDAIIIAFNVGYAERVRDLAEREGVDVRFYSVIYSAIDEVEAALKGLLKPVYETVRTGSAEVREVFRSSKFGNIAGCLVRDGEIRRNARAKLLRDGILVSDTLTVASLRRFKDDATEVREGFECGIGLGAFNDIKVGDVIETFEERETERA, from the coding sequence ATGGAAGCGCCGACCATCGGTGGCGTCCGTATCCAGCGCGGCGATGGGCAGACAGTCCGGCTGGCGCGCGGTTCGTCACTGACCGACTTCGCAGAACGCATCGACGCGAGCCCCGCAGATCTCGTGACGGTCATGTTCAAGCTCGGTGAGATGGTCAATGCGACCCAGAGCGTGGACGACGACACCTTGAAACTGCTGGGCGAGGAGCTCGACTACAGCGTCGAGATCGTGTCTCCGGAGGACGAGGACCGCGAACTGTTGGAGCGGTTCGATCTGGAGTTCGGCGAAGACGAGGGCATCGCTGCCGATCTTCGTGCCCGTCCGCCTGTGGTCACCGTCATGGGTCACGTCGACCACGGCAAGACCAAACTGCTGGACGCGATCCGATCCGAGGATGTCGTCGGCGGTGAGGCCGGTGGCATCACGCAGCACATCGGCGCCTATCAGGTTCACACCGACATCGGCGGTGAGGATCGCGCCATCACCTTCATCGATACCCCTGGTCACGAGGCATTCACTGCCATGCGCGCCCGCGGGGCGAAGGTCACCGACATCGCCATCCTGGTGGTGGCAGCCGACGACGGAGTCAAGCCGCAGACCATCGAGGCTCTGAACCACGCGCAGTCGGCCGAAGTTCCGATCGTGGTGGCGGTCAACAAGGTCGACAAAGAGGGCGCCGACCCCACCAAGGTCCGCACTCAACTGACCGAGTACGGACTGGTCGCCGAGGAGTTCGGCGGTGATGTGATGTTCGTCGATGTCTCCGCCAAGGCTCGCACCGGGATCCAGGAACTGCTCGAGGCGGTCGTGCTGACTGCCGATGCAGCACTGGATCTGCAGGCCAACCCCGATCAGGATGCACAGGGTGTGGCGATCGAGGCCCATCTGGACAAAGGTCGGGGCGCGGTTGCCACGGTCCTCGTGCAGCGCGGAACCCTGCGACCGGGCGAGTCGATCGTTGCCGGTGACGCGCACGGTCGCGTGCGCGCGATGCTGGACGAGAAGGGCGAGCCGGTCGACGAAGCCGGGCCGTCCCGCCCCGTCCAGGTCCTGGGACTCACGTCCGTCCCCGGTGCGGGTGACACTTTCCTGGTGGTGCCCGAAGACCGTGTGGCTCGGCAGATCGCAGCCACCCGTCAGGCTCGGGAACGCAACGCGCAGTTGGCGAAGTCTCGACCCCGGCGCACGCTCGAGGAGTTCCTCTCGCAGGTCGAGAAGGGCGAGGTGCAAGAGCTCAAGCTCATTCTCAAGGGCGACGTGTCCGGCTCGGTCGAGGCGTTGGAGGACGCTCTGCTCAAGATCGAGGTGGGCGACGAGGTCTCGCTGCGCATCATCCATCGTGGAGTGGGCGCCATCACGCAGAACGACGTCAACTTGGCGACCGTGGACGATGCGATCATCATCGCCTTCAACGTCGGTTATGCCGAGCGCGTCCGTGACCTCGCCGAGCGCGAGGGTGTCGATGTGCGGTTCTACTCCGTCATCTACTCGGCGATCGACGAGGTCGAGGCGGCGCTCAAGGGCCTGCTGAAGCCGGTCTACGAGACCGTTCGTACCGGGTCGGCCGAGGTGCGCGAGGTGTTCCGCTCCAGCAAGTTCGGCAACATCGCCGGATGTCTCGTGCGCGACGGGGAGATCCGCCGCAATGCACGGGCCAAGTTGTTGCGCGACGGCATCCTCGTGTCGGACACCCTCACGGTCGCGTCGCTGCGGCGGTTCAAGGACGACGCGACCGAGGTCCG